The Dehalococcoidia bacterium genome has a window encoding:
- a CDS encoding ATP-binding cassette domain-containing protein, producing MTQTDHAPVLQLQEISKRFGAVQALSRVDLDVAAGEVLGLVGDNGAGKSTVIKIISGIYQPDTGEIRFAGRPVAIHGPTDATALGISTVYQDLALCDNLDVVANLYLGREAVSLEGGPLTVLNEVSMEQRAIGVLRDLAVRIPSVRIPVASLSGGQRQSVAVARAVMWNSRVVLLDEPTAALGVAQTRQVLDLILRLKQQGLGVLVISHNLADVFEVCDRIHVLYLGRSVGTYDVKGASREQVVAAITGAEFAEEEADAAALAGAIEPSAQPGDAS from the coding sequence ATGACGCAGACCGACCACGCCCCGGTTCTCCAGCTGCAAGAGATCAGCAAGCGCTTCGGCGCCGTGCAGGCGCTGTCGCGTGTCGATCTGGACGTGGCCGCCGGCGAAGTCCTGGGACTGGTCGGCGACAACGGCGCCGGCAAGTCCACCGTAATTAAAATCATCTCCGGCATCTATCAGCCGGACACGGGCGAGATCCGTTTCGCGGGCCGGCCCGTGGCGATCCACGGCCCCACGGACGCCACGGCTCTGGGCATCTCCACCGTCTACCAGGACCTCGCCCTCTGCGACAACCTCGACGTCGTCGCCAACCTCTACCTGGGCAGAGAGGCCGTCTCGCTTGAGGGGGGGCCGCTGACCGTGCTGAACGAGGTGTCGATGGAGCAGCGCGCGATCGGCGTGCTGCGCGACCTGGCGGTGCGCATCCCCAGCGTGCGCATCCCCGTGGCCTCCCTCTCCGGCGGCCAGCGGCAGAGCGTGGCCGTGGCGCGTGCCGTGATGTGGAACAGCCGCGTCGTCTTGCTGGACGAGCCCACAGCCGCGCTCGGCGTGGCGCAGACACGTCAGGTGCTCGACCTGATCCTGCGGCTCAAGCAGCAGGGGCTCGGCGTGCTCGTGATCAGCCACAACCTGGCCGACGTGTTCGAGGTCTGCGACCGCATCCACGTGCTCTACCTGGGCCGCAGCGTCGGCACGTACGACGTGAAGGGCGCAAGCCGCGAGCAGGTCGTGGCGGCGATCACCGGCGCCGAGTTCGCCGAGGAGGAGGCCGACGCCGCCGCGCTCGCCGGCGCGATCGAGCCGTCCGCACAGCCGGGAGACGCGTCGTGA
- a CDS encoding sugar ABC transporter permease → MVDDPRLLQEQPGLAGFFTGLRRRVSQGELGVLPVVVGLLVICVIFQIANNNFLSARNLTNLVLQIAATGTIAVGVVLVLLLGEIDLSVGEVSGLCAAVMAVLNVNAGWPGPLAIAAGVLTGVGVGAVQGLWVTRFRVPSFVVTLAGLLAWQGLRLKVLGGTGTVNLTDATITDLANRFLPNWAGWLVGLLCVAAYLGNLAISRRRRMAAGLRTPSWGAFGGQIAIVVIAVLGAVAILNADRGVPLAVLFFLGFIVVFDLILRLTRFGRHTFAVGGNAEAARRAGISVDGIRLSVFILASALAACGGILAASRLLAVNQSSGGGDVLLNAIAAAVIGGTSLFGGRGSVWAALLGALVIGAISNGMDLLALASSVKFMITGGVLLLAVTIDAVSRRGREAAGRA, encoded by the coding sequence ATGGTGGACGATCCGCGGCTGCTGCAGGAGCAGCCGGGCCTCGCCGGTTTCTTCACCGGCCTGCGGCGCCGCGTATCACAGGGCGAGCTCGGCGTGCTGCCCGTCGTCGTCGGGCTGCTGGTGATCTGCGTGATCTTCCAGATCGCCAACAACAACTTCCTCAGCGCCCGCAACCTGACGAACCTGGTCTTGCAGATCGCCGCCACCGGTACGATCGCCGTCGGCGTCGTGCTGGTGCTGCTGCTGGGCGAGATCGACCTCTCCGTGGGCGAGGTCAGCGGCCTCTGCGCCGCCGTGATGGCCGTGCTCAACGTCAACGCCGGCTGGCCGGGGCCGCTGGCGATCGCGGCCGGCGTGCTCACCGGCGTTGGCGTCGGCGCGGTGCAGGGCCTGTGGGTGACGCGCTTCCGGGTGCCCTCGTTCGTGGTGACGCTGGCCGGGCTGCTCGCCTGGCAGGGGCTGCGCCTGAAGGTGCTGGGCGGCACGGGCACGGTCAACCTGACGGACGCGACGATCACCGACCTCGCCAACCGCTTCCTGCCGAACTGGGCGGGCTGGCTGGTCGGGCTGCTCTGTGTCGCCGCCTATCTCGGCAACCTGGCCATCTCGCGGCGGCGGCGCATGGCGGCCGGGCTGCGCACCCCGTCCTGGGGCGCCTTCGGCGGTCAGATCGCCATCGTCGTGATCGCCGTGCTCGGCGCGGTGGCGATCCTCAACGCCGATCGCGGTGTGCCGCTGGCGGTGCTGTTCTTCCTCGGCTTCATCGTCGTCTTCGACCTGATCCTGCGGCTCACGCGCTTCGGCCGGCACACCTTCGCCGTAGGCGGCAACGCCGAGGCGGCACGGCGCGCCGGCATCAGCGTGGACGGTATCCGCCTCAGCGTCTTCATTCTCGCCTCGGCGCTGGCGGCCTGCGGGGGAATCCTGGCCGCCTCACGCCTGCTCGCGGTCAACCAGTCCTCCGGCGGCGGCGACGTGCTGCTCAACGCCATCGCCGCCGCGGTAATCGGCGGCACCAGCCTCTTCGGCGGGCGCGGCTCGGTCTGGGCGGCGCTGCTCGGCGCCCTGGTGATCGGCGCGATCTCCAACGGCATGGACCTGCTGGCGCTGGCCTCCTCGGTGAAGTTCATGATCACCGGCGGCGTGCTGCTGCTGGCCGTGACGATCGACGCCGTCAGCCGGCGTGGACGCGAGGCCGCCGGCCGGGCGTAG
- a CDS encoding DUF4331 family protein, which translates to MADHLDAPGLKSPHGDPSTDITDIFAFQKPGDPGKSILILNVNPLAPTLATAFHPGAAYDLLVDTDGDARADISFRITFSEPRSGTQFALVERTVRRPGNNAADDGDDHGHDGEEHQVIVARAPVSFGAQAIVSEGRGEGEGYRFFAGLRSDPFFFDLQAFLNGLAFHNPGSDFFKDKNVFGIVLEVPNRRGLGPSSKVGVWARTLLPVPGEDHALGQDDQMGRPAINTVFNHGDDKNLFNATPPDRQRTTTIGSGITFLQSFEQTLSAFGYAAAQAEAIAKILLPDILTYDYASAAGFLNGRRLQDDVIDISLGLVTNGAISTDFVGPHTDYLAAFPFLGNPHM; encoded by the coding sequence ATGGCGGACCATTTGGATGCGCCCGGCCTGAAGTCGCCGCACGGCGACCCCAGCACCGACATCACCGATATCTTCGCCTTCCAGAAGCCGGGCGATCCCGGCAAGTCGATCCTGATCCTCAATGTCAACCCGCTGGCGCCGACGCTTGCCACGGCCTTTCATCCCGGCGCCGCCTATGACCTCCTGGTGGATACCGACGGCGACGCCCGCGCCGACATCAGCTTCCGCATCACCTTCTCCGAGCCGCGCAGCGGGACGCAGTTTGCGCTGGTCGAGCGCACGGTGCGCCGGCCGGGCAACAACGCTGCGGATGACGGCGACGATCACGGCCACGACGGCGAAGAGCACCAGGTCATCGTCGCGCGCGCGCCCGTCTCCTTCGGCGCCCAGGCGATCGTGAGCGAGGGCCGCGGCGAGGGCGAGGGCTACCGCTTCTTCGCGGGCCTGCGCAGCGACCCCTTCTTCTTCGATCTGCAGGCCTTTCTCAACGGCCTGGCCTTCCACAATCCCGGCTCCGACTTCTTCAAGGACAAGAACGTATTCGGCATCGTGCTCGAAGTGCCGAACCGCCGCGGCCTCGGTCCCAGCTCGAAGGTCGGCGTCTGGGCGCGGACGCTGCTGCCGGTGCCGGGCGAGGACCACGCCCTGGGCCAGGACGACCAGATGGGGCGGCCGGCGATCAACACCGTCTTCAACCACGGCGACGACAAGAACCTGTTCAACGCCACCCCGCCCGACCGCCAGCGAACGACCACGATCGGCTCCGGCATCACCTTCCTGCAGAGCTTCGAGCAGACGCTGAGCGCCTTCGGCTACGCGGCGGCGCAGGCGGAGGCGATCGCGAAGATCCTGCTGCCGGACATCCTCACCTACGACTACGCCAGCGCGGCGGGCTTCTTGAACGGCCGGCGGCTGCAGGACGACGTCATCGACATCTCGCTCGGCCTCGTCACCAACGGCGCGATCAGCACGGACTTCGTCGGCCCGCACACGGACTACCTGGCCGCGTTCCCCTTTCTCGGCAATCCTCATATGTAG
- a CDS encoding methyltransferase domain-containing protein, whose protein sequence is MLDLGTGDGRHVLATAAACPDRLAIGVDPAAAAMAEASRRAARRGGLPNALFVAAAAEALPAELDGIAAALTVHFPWSSLLRGLLTADPSILAGITRVTRPGATVTLLLSLTERDHVAGMATLDDDAVARLACRYVVYRLSLIEGHPATTAEVTASHSTWAKRLGAGARRPAWLLRFRREDEGQR, encoded by the coding sequence GTGCTTGACCTGGGAACAGGTGACGGCCGCCATGTGCTGGCCACGGCCGCTGCCTGCCCCGACCGGCTCGCGATCGGCGTCGACCCCGCCGCCGCCGCGATGGCGGAGGCATCGCGGCGTGCCGCGCGGCGCGGCGGCCTGCCCAACGCCCTGTTCGTGGCCGCCGCCGCGGAGGCGCTCCCCGCCGAGCTTGACGGGATCGCGGCGGCGCTGACCGTGCACTTCCCCTGGAGTTCGCTGCTGCGGGGCCTGCTCACTGCCGACCCAAGCATCCTCGCCGGCATCACGCGTGTCACCCGGCCCGGCGCCACCGTCACGCTGCTGCTTTCGCTCACCGAGCGCGACCATGTGGCTGGCATGGCGACCCTCGACGATGATGCGGTCGCACGGCTCGCCTGCCGCTACGTCGTGTACCGCCTCTCTCTGATCGAGGGCCATCCGGCCACAACGGCCGAAGTCACGGCCAGTCACTCGACCTGGGCCAAGCGGCTTGGCGCCGGCGCCCGGCGCCCCGCCTGGCTGCTGCGCTTCCGGCGTGAGGACGAAGGGCAAAGGTAA
- a CDS encoding LLM class flavin-dependent oxidoreductase → MTSERSAEVTADGGNGRSGEPPPRPPFRLGVFTRLVEEIAPAALYARALELFEAAEACGFETGWVAQHHAGNTGGLPSPLVFLAAAAARTRRLRLATGIITLPLEQPLRLAEDAAVLDALSEGRLELGFGTGGSEIVFPLFGREVERRQEEYDRAFSVVRDALAGKELLPGGPALFPPAPRLGSHLWEATFGVEGALRAAEHGSGLLLARTAARPASPSGGTDARLPLGEAQAPPVEAYLERFRAAHAGSEIAPRVGLSRSLYVAPTRAEALADAETGMRRHARQIRRRFGLGVDASVEQLLAASDVHIGSPADVIASLRADRLLASATDLILQVHPVDPPQEKIVRSLRLVASEVAPALGWRPAPREQGRDLAASTLR, encoded by the coding sequence GTGACGAGTGAGAGAAGCGCGGAAGTGACGGCAGACGGCGGCAACGGCCGCAGCGGCGAGCCGCCGCCGCGGCCGCCCTTCCGCCTCGGCGTCTTCACGCGCCTGGTCGAGGAGATCGCGCCCGCGGCGCTGTACGCACGGGCGCTTGAGCTGTTCGAAGCGGCCGAAGCGTGCGGCTTCGAGACGGGCTGGGTGGCGCAGCACCACGCGGGCAACACCGGCGGGCTGCCCTCACCCCTGGTCTTCCTCGCCGCCGCGGCCGCGCGCACCCGGCGCCTGCGCCTGGCGACGGGCATCATCACCCTGCCGCTGGAGCAACCGCTGCGTCTGGCCGAAGACGCTGCCGTGCTCGATGCCCTCAGCGAAGGGCGGCTGGAGCTGGGCTTCGGCACCGGCGGCAGCGAGATCGTCTTCCCCCTCTTCGGACGGGAAGTCGAACGCCGGCAGGAGGAGTATGATCGCGCCTTCTCCGTTGTGCGCGACGCGCTCGCGGGCAAGGAGCTTCTGCCGGGCGGCCCGGCGCTCTTCCCGCCGGCTCCGCGGCTCGGCTCGCATCTCTGGGAAGCGACGTTTGGTGTGGAGGGCGCGCTGCGGGCGGCCGAGCACGGCAGCGGTCTGCTGCTGGCGCGCACCGCGGCCCGGCCGGCGTCGCCGTCTGGCGGCACGGACGCGCGCCTGCCGTTGGGCGAGGCGCAGGCGCCGCCGGTCGAAGCCTATTTGGAGCGCTTCCGGGCCGCCCACGCCGGCTCAGAAATCGCGCCGCGCGTCGGCCTCTCCCGTTCGCTCTACGTCGCGCCCACGCGCGCCGAGGCGCTGGCCGACGCCGAGACGGGCATGCGCCGCCACGCCCGCCAGATCCGCCGTCGCTTCGGCCTCGGCGTCGACGCGAGCGTCGAACAGTTGCTGGCGGCAAGCGACGTGCACATCGGCAGCCCCGCGGACGTGATCGCCAGCCTGCGCGCCGACAGGCTGCTCGCCTCCGCGACCGACCTGATCCTGCAGGTGCACCCTGTGGATCCGCCGCAGGAGAAGATCGTGCGATCGCTGCGGCTGGTGGCGAGTGAAGTCGCGCCGGCGCTCGGCTGGCGGCCCGCGCCGCGGGAGCAGGGCCGCGACCTGGCCGCGAGCACCCTCCGTTGA
- a CDS encoding alkylhydroperoxidase domain protein, translated as MTQSNTIGSGVAHGDVLNALLGVEEGSSLARLRARRPEATSHTQGSYRALFGESPATAVSPAERLATALGVAALHQEPALIDHYRARLSAVPGVSEAQIAGVLRGPDAAGLPARLRAILAHADLLVIRPSAATPADLHTLQAAGLSDPEIVTVSQLIAFVSFQVRVFVALALLRGDDRPAPAQHSGPRDANTSGFTQAQLGWAPWIEPFAAADATAEQRAVLPGQRLDSPYFRLLALDPPVLGERTATDMGIFYTHEGLPRADRELSATVTSRVNGCTYCASVHSRHAAQLSHRTDEVQRSLDEGIGASLDERWRAVTDLAAALTLTPPAATQAHLKRLRALGLDELDLLDAMQSAAFFAWANRLMLTLGEPVPPAGAGG; from the coding sequence ATGACACAATCGAACACGATCGGCAGCGGCGTGGCACACGGCGACGTGCTCAACGCGTTGCTCGGCGTCGAAGAGGGTTCATCCCTGGCACGGCTGCGCGCCCGCCGCCCCGAGGCCACCAGCCATACGCAGGGCAGCTACCGAGCGCTCTTCGGAGAGAGCCCCGCCACTGCCGTCTCGCCTGCCGAACGGTTGGCTACGGCGCTGGGTGTGGCTGCCCTGCACCAGGAGCCGGCGCTGATCGACCACTACCGCGCGCGGCTGAGCGCCGTGCCCGGCGTCTCTGAAGCGCAGATCGCCGGCGTGTTGCGCGGACCCGATGCTGCCGGGCTGCCCGCGCGCCTGCGGGCGATCCTCGCGCACGCCGACCTGCTCGTGATCCGCCCGTCCGCCGCCACGCCGGCCGATCTGCACACCCTGCAGGCGGCCGGGCTCTCGGACCCGGAAATCGTCACCGTCTCGCAGCTGATCGCCTTCGTCAGCTTCCAGGTACGGGTCTTCGTCGCACTGGCGTTGCTGCGCGGCGACGATCGGCCGGCGCCCGCGCAGCACAGCGGCCCGCGGGACGCGAACACCAGCGGCTTCACCCAGGCGCAACTCGGCTGGGCGCCGTGGATCGAGCCGTTCGCGGCGGCGGACGCGACGGCGGAGCAGCGCGCGGTCTTGCCGGGCCAGCGCCTCGATTCGCCCTACTTCCGCCTGCTGGCGCTGGACCCGCCGGTGCTGGGCGAGCGCACGGCCACCGACATGGGCATCTTCTACACGCACGAGGGGCTGCCGCGGGCCGACCGCGAGCTCTCGGCCACCGTTACCTCGCGTGTGAACGGCTGCACCTACTGCGCCTCCGTGCACAGCCGCCACGCCGCGCAGCTCAGCCACCGCACCGACGAGGTGCAGCGCTCGCTGGACGAGGGCATCGGCGCAAGCCTGGACGAGCGCTGGCGCGCCGTCACCGACCTGGCCGCGGCGCTGACGCTGACGCCGCCGGCGGCCACGCAGGCGCACCTGAAACGGCTGCGTGCCCTCGGGCTGGACGAACTCGACCTGCTCGACGCGATGCAGTCCGCGGCCTTCTTCGCCTGGGCGAACCGGCTGATGCTCACACTCGGCGAACCCGTGCCGCCCGCGGGCGCGGGAGGATAG
- a CDS encoding metal-dependent transcriptional regulator, which yields MTTMTSENYLIAICTLTDEGEQPTLARLAAFCGVSAPTMGEAARRLERDGLVRIEPRRSVELTAQGREIADTLLRRHRLIERWLTDGLGLDWATAHEEAHRLEHAVSPQVEERIAASLGFPTTCPHGNPIRPQTDVERRIPLVSLDGVAAGAEVRLRRISELAEDNHELMTFYETQGFRPGVRLRVRERGLLGGPLTVDLEGRLVAIGPEVARYLWVWPPGQEPRENGAAHRVTAA from the coding sequence ATGACCACAATGACCAGCGAGAACTACCTGATCGCTATCTGTACCCTCACCGACGAGGGCGAGCAGCCGACGCTTGCCCGGCTGGCGGCCTTCTGCGGCGTCAGCGCACCGACGATGGGCGAGGCGGCGCGGCGGCTCGAGCGCGACGGACTGGTGCGGATCGAGCCCCGCCGCTCGGTGGAGCTGACGGCGCAGGGACGCGAGATCGCCGACACGCTGCTGCGCCGCCACCGCCTGATCGAGCGCTGGCTGACGGACGGCCTCGGCCTCGACTGGGCCACGGCGCACGAAGAAGCGCACCGGCTGGAGCACGCCGTCTCACCGCAGGTGGAAGAACGGATCGCCGCCTCGCTGGGCTTTCCCACCACCTGCCCGCACGGCAATCCCATCCGTCCGCAGACGGACGTGGAGCGGCGGATACCGCTGGTCTCGCTGGACGGCGTCGCGGCCGGCGCCGAGGTGCGCCTGCGCCGCATCTCCGAGCTGGCGGAGGACAACCACGAGCTGATGACCTTTTACGAGACGCAGGGCTTCCGCCCGGGCGTGCGCCTGCGCGTGCGCGAGCGCGGCCTGCTGGGCGGGCCGCTCACCGTCGACCTGGAAGGCCGCCTGGTGGCGATCGGTCCGGAAGTGGCCCGTTACCTCTGGGTCTGGCCGCCCGGCCAGGAGCCGCGCGAAAACGGCGCCGCGCACCGCGTCACCGCGGCGTAG
- a CDS encoding TQO small subunit DoxD, with translation MKDALDWLTLREWLAILRIGVGLWWLESVRHKDLPNFLRGSAMNWVESLTAKHPIPGFANAIRRVSLSSRRRRVITSWLVVLGEFSVGVSLALGLLTPVGAIVGLFLNTNYLLLAGLTDQGEQGQNLMMILSEIVILFTAAGTTWGIDGRLF, from the coding sequence GTGAAGGACGCGCTCGACTGGCTGACGCTGCGCGAGTGGCTCGCCATCCTCCGCATCGGCGTGGGGTTGTGGTGGCTGGAGAGCGTGCGCCACAAAGACCTGCCAAATTTCCTGCGCGGCTCGGCCATGAACTGGGTCGAATCGCTGACGGCGAAGCACCCCATCCCTGGCTTCGCCAACGCGATTCGCCGCGTCTCACTCAGCAGCAGGCGGCGGCGCGTGATCACCTCCTGGCTGGTGGTGCTGGGCGAATTCTCCGTCGGCGTCAGTCTCGCGCTGGGGCTGCTCACGCCCGTCGGCGCGATCGTCGGCCTCTTTCTCAATACCAACTACCTGCTGCTCGCCGGCCTCACGGACCAGGGCGAGCAGGGCCAAAATTTGATGATGATCCTCAGTGAAATCGTGATCCTCTTCACCGCGGCGGGCACGACCTGGGGCATCGACGGCCGGCTCTTCTAG
- a CDS encoding nitronate monooxygenase family protein, with translation MLRTRLCDLLGIEIPILNAPMGGGPANGELAAAISAAGGLGLIGGMAQGREWLRGQIRLVRERTDRPFGVGFISHWLPDFPGLYEVALEEGVPVIAHSFADPAPYMAQARAIGARVICQVRAVEQARQAARAGVDLIVAQGGEAGGHTGTLATLPLVPQIVDAVAPIPVIAAGGIADGRGLAAAIMLGAEGAWLGTAFLAAAECGVSPNRRRRVLEAESADTVYTSVFDIADGRAWPQGVAGRVVRNRFSERWHGHEEELRGQREAAQQQLVAAWQADDPEIAAVWAGEAVGLVHRVEPAGAIVRRIAEEAERTLRERAVAVLGTVTA, from the coding sequence ATGCTGCGCACCCGGCTATGCGACCTGCTCGGCATCGAGATCCCGATCCTGAACGCGCCGATGGGCGGCGGTCCGGCGAACGGAGAGCTGGCGGCGGCGATCTCGGCGGCCGGCGGGCTGGGCCTGATCGGCGGCATGGCGCAGGGGCGCGAATGGTTGCGCGGGCAGATCCGGCTGGTGCGCGAACGCACCGACCGGCCCTTCGGCGTCGGCTTCATCAGTCACTGGCTGCCCGACTTCCCCGGCCTCTACGAGGTCGCGCTGGAGGAGGGCGTGCCGGTGATCGCGCATTCGTTTGCCGACCCGGCGCCGTACATGGCCCAGGCGCGGGCGATCGGCGCCAGGGTCATCTGCCAGGTGCGCGCCGTCGAGCAGGCGCGGCAGGCGGCGCGTGCCGGCGTCGATCTGATCGTGGCACAGGGCGGCGAGGCCGGCGGCCACACCGGCACGCTCGCTACGCTGCCGCTGGTGCCGCAGATCGTGGATGCCGTCGCGCCGATCCCCGTGATCGCGGCGGGCGGTATCGCGGACGGCCGAGGATTGGCAGCGGCGATCATGCTCGGCGCGGAAGGCGCCTGGCTCGGCACCGCCTTTTTGGCCGCCGCCGAGTGCGGCGTCTCGCCCAACCGCCGGCGGCGCGTGCTGGAGGCCGAATCGGCGGATACGGTGTACACCTCGGTCTTCGACATCGCCGACGGGCGCGCCTGGCCGCAGGGTGTGGCCGGGCGCGTGGTGCGCAACCGCTTCAGCGAGCGCTGGCACGGCCACGAAGAGGAGCTGCGCGGCCAGCGAGAAGCGGCGCAGCAGCAACTCGTTGCGGCCTGGCAGGCGGACGACCCGGAGATCGCGGCCGTCTGGGCGGGAGAAGCCGTGGGCCTGGTGCACCGCGTCGAGCCGGCGGGCGCGATCGTGCGCCGCATCGCGGAGGAGGCCGAGCGCACCCTGCGCGAGCGAGCGG